One genomic region from Diabrotica undecimpunctata isolate CICGRU chromosome 9, icDiaUnde3, whole genome shotgun sequence encodes:
- the LOC140451522 gene encoding pre-mRNA-splicing factor RBM22-like, producing the protein MATSKTTNTYNRQNWEDADFPVLCQTCLGDNPYIRMTKEKFGKECKICSRPFTVFRWCPGARMRFKKTEVCQTCSKLKNVCQTCLLDLEYGLPIQVRDAAVKLKDDLPKSDVNKEYYIQNMENELARSDPDSISSKLSEPNDLLMRLARTAPYYKRNRPHVCSFWVKGECRRGEECPYRHEKPTDPDDPLADQNIKDRYYGVNDPVAEKLLKRAAAMPALPLPDDKTITTLYLGNLGHLTEQDIRDHFYQYGEVRSISLVPKQQCAFVQFTTRSAAETAAEKTFNKLILGGRRITIKWGRSQGRTGASSIAHHAENYEPVPGLPGALPELSNNFFNLEPGHIPLPNMPPPSSIMVPPLFAPPPIPPFFFNPPQLPPFSAPAPSTSTSTSVSEPVVVPKPVHYPSQDPSRLGATQQIQE; encoded by the exons ATGGCCACTTCAAAGACAACAAATACATACAACAGACAGAATTGGGAAGATGCT GATTTTCCTGTATTATGCCAAACTTGTTTAGGTGATAACCCATATATTAGAATG ACAAAagaaaaatttggaaaggaaTGCAAGATTTGCTCGCGTCCATTCACAGTATTTCGTTGGTGCCCAGGTGCGAGAATGCGATTTAAGAAAACAGAAGTATGTCAGACATGTAGTAAACTTAAAAATGTGTGCCAGACTTGTTTGTTAGATTTAGAGTATGGTCTGCCTATTCAAGTGAGAGATGCTGCAGTAAAATTGAAGGATGACTTACCTAAGAGTGATGTCAATAAGGAATACTACATTCAGAACATGGAGAATGAG TTGGCAAGATCAGATCCAGACTCAATCAGTAGTAAACTGAGTGAACCAAATGATCTTCTAATGAGATTGGCTAGAACAGCTCCATATTATAAGAGAAATAGGCCACATGTGTGTTCTTTCTGGGTAAAAGGTGAGTGCAGAAGGGGAGAAGAGTGTCCCTATAGGCATGAAAAGCCCACAGATCCTGATGATCCATTAGCTGATCAA AACATCAAAGACCGATATTATGGAGTAAATGATCCAGTAGCTGAAAAACTATTGAAGCGAGCTGCTGCAATGCCAGCCCTTCCTTTACCAGATGACAAAACCATAACGACCCTGTATTTAGGAAATCTGGGACATTTAACGGAACAGGATATCAG AGATCATTTTTACCAATATGGTGAAGTTCGTTCCATTAGCCTAGTGCCAAAGCAGCAATGTGCCTTTGTACAGTTCACCACCAGGTCTGCAGCGGAAACAGCAGCTGAAAAAACCTTCAATAAACTGATTCTCGGTGGAAGAAGGATCACCATTAAATGGGGGCGGTCACAGGGTCGCACTGGAGCTTCTTCGATTGCACACCATGCTGAAAATTATGAACCTGTACCAGGATTACCTGGAGCGTTGCCAGAACTTAGCAATAACTTCTTTAATCTGGAACCAGGACATATTCCTTTACCTAATATGCCTCCTCCTTCATCTATCATGGTACCTCCACTGTTTGCTCCCCCTCCTATACCTCCATTTTTCTTCAATCCCCCACAGTTGCCGCCTTTTAGTGCACCTGCACCAAGTACTAGTACTAGCACCAGTGTTAGTGAGCCTGTAGTGGTGCCGAAACCGGTGCATTATCCCAGTCAGGATCCATCCAGGTTAGGAGCTACACAACAGATACAGGAATga